TTTGTCGCCTGAATTGCCGCACACAAAGTTGCATACAATATTGCATAGCCATAGAAGCCCGCGAACGATGTTAAATCTCCGAGTCCCAAAGCTTTGACAAGTTCTGGCGGGTAAGCCGCCAGGACTTGATTTAATTTATCAACATCCTGCCCAAAAGACGGATAGAGGATAATAAAAAATATTGCTAAAGCTAAGAGTGAGACAGCCCATATAAGTGTTATCTTCAAGTTTGCTTTACATTCATATCGAAAAATACTCATAATCTTGCCGCCCCCTACTCATAATAATGCATGAAGATTTCTTCAAGATCAGGTTCATCAAGGGTAATATCAGTTAATTGCAATGCGCTTAGTTTTTGCATAATAACGTTAATATCACCTTTATATAAGAAGGTTGCTTCGTCACCGCCGTTTTTCAGCTCTTTGATACCATCCAGATTAAAATAATCAGCTGCAATCGGTGTTGTTGAAGTCAATTTTATCCGTTTGTAACTGTCAGCTCGTAATGCGCTCATCGTTTGCAACTGAATAATTTCACCATCTTTAATGATGGCCACGCGGTCGCATAAGCGTTGTACCTCACTGAGAATATGTGAGGAGAAAAATATCGTAGCGCCTTTTTTATTTTCTTCTTCAAGCAAGTTGAAAAACTTTTGCTGCATTAACGGATCCAAACCGCTGGTTGGCTCATCAAGGATAATGAGCTTCGGACTATGCAAGAGTCCTTGAACAATACCAACTTTTTTCTTATTACCAAATGACATGTCGTCAATTCGTTTATTTAAATCCAATTCCATAATATCAGCAAGTTCTTTAATTCTTTTGCTGCAATCTTTTTTGTAAAAACTTGCTGAGTATTTCAACAAATCAATAGCTTTCATCTTGTCATAGTAAAATACCTCTGATGGTAAATAACCAATATCTTCAGCAATAGTGGCCCGCTCTTTCAAAATATCTTTACCAAAAATTGTAGCGCTGCCGCTAGTTGCATGAATAAGTCCTAGCAAAGTACGTATTGTTGTGGATTTACCGGCGCCGTTGGGGCCGATAAATCCAAAGATTTCACCCTCAGCGACACTAAAGGAAATATCTTTAATCCCTCGTGATTTGCCATAATTTTTTGTCAGTTTATTGATTTCAATTACATTTTCCATAATTATTAATCCTCCTGTTGGTAGAACAACTGCCGTAATAATGCGGTATATTGTGCCCCTTTTTGATATAATTCTTCCCAGTCATATTCTTTTTCCGGATGGATTTTTAGCATCATTATTGTTTCATTGGCCAATCCATCATAGGTCCATACCATAACCTGTAGTGCTTCCTTGATATTAATACCTTCGCGAAATAACGAATAATCTATATTAGCAAGCAATTGTTCATAGCTGGTCTGTTTTACTTTAGCAAAGTTGCCAGTCACATATTGCTTCACCTCGGGTGCCGAATCGGTCATTGCAGTTTTCAAAAACTCAATTAAATCCGGGTGAATTCTCATCAATTCAAACTTAACCGTCATGATTTGCTCAAGCCGCCGAAAAATATCTCGTTCACTGTAATCAATTCGAGTGTTATAATCCCGCATTATCAAATCTATTGCATAGTCAAACAAAAATTGGAAAAGTTGCTGTTTATTCTTAAAATAATGAAACAGTGCTCCTTTAGAAATTTCTGCGGCAGCAACAATCGCATTGGTCGAAGTATTGTTATAGCCATATTGACTGAACTCCGCCATAGCCGCATTAATAATACGTTGCTGCTTAGGCGGATCAATATTTAAAAATTGCCCATACATATTCGCACATTCCTTTCCAAATTCGTGTTTTGACCACTTTGGTCAATCATTATTATAGACCTTTCTCATCTAATGTCAATCGATGTTGCTTTTTTTTGAAAAAATAAAAAAAGACACATCATAAAGATATGTCTTTTAAAAGATTATTCCATTTCACGAACGGCAAAATATCTACCTTCCGGATCAGCAAAATTGAATACTCGCATACCATCAGGTGTTGTCATCGGCGGATTAACAACCTCACCGTTTGCTTTTACTTTTTCATACAAAGCATCCAACTCGCCCTTTGGTACCGCAAATAGCAATGATGGGGTTGCTAAATCCAATTCTGGCTCTAACTCAGCAATAATTGCGCGTTCAAATAAAATAATTTTGGTTTCGGCAAGCTGATGAGGTCGCAATTCAATCTTGAAAAGCCCACCTTCTTCAGTCACATTTTCCAAGAAGCCAAAATTTTTCTTCCAAAATTCAGCTACCCGCCGCGGCTCATCGACATAGAGCATTAATTCATATAAAAACATCCTGAATCTCTCCTTTATTTTCTAATAGGTATTTATTATAACATGAAAAAAAGCAAAGTCCATAGACTTTGCTTTTTCAACATTTATCCTTCAATAACCGCGGCTGAAAACCCATCTTGCACATGACCATAAACACAAATACAATGACCCAATAGTAAGTCACCGGCATCAAACCAAAGAATATATTTCTGTGGCTCCTGCTGCATAATCGTATTCAGCTGCAACTGCTGCAAAAAACTTTCATCATCATGATAAATGCTCCAGGCTTCAATCTGTGGGCGCAATTCTTGCAGAATAAAAGTTTTAGCGCCAATGATATAGGCATCCAGATTATTAATGATTTGTTGCAAGTCAGCTAAAAACGCGCGTTCTTCCATATGTAAAATAATTTTGTTGCCGTTGCATTGATAACTGCCTTTATAGTAATCACGGTATCCTGATTTATGGAAGACAAAAGTACCTAGCTGCTGATCAATAAAAGTTTGGCGTTGTTTTTGCAAATTACTCGCCTCCTATTCAGCCAGATACGCTGCAAGTAATTGCAGCGTTGCATCAACCGCTTTATAATGGGTTCGTTCCATGCCATGGCTGGCATGAACTCCCGGACCAATTAATCCGCCGCGAATATCATTTCCTGCACTTAACGCCGCACTGGTATCACTACCATAATATGGATAGATATCTACCGCATAATTGAGTTTATCGCGCTTGGCAAGCGCGATAAACTTCGAGGTAATTGCATAGTCATAAGGACCACTGCTGTCTTTAGCGCAAATTGAAACATCGTACTCGGTACAATTTAAATCCAGTCCGATACAACCCATATCAACTGAAAGCAACTCATCAATTGCCATAGGTAAAGCTGCCATCCCATGACCAACTTCCTCGTAAGTTGAGAATAAACAAACCAAATTCTTATTTGGTTTCATATTGTTTATTTTAAAATGACGCAAAAGACTTAATAAAATAACGACTGATATCTTATCATCAATAAATCGCGACTTAATAAAATCATCTTCGGTAATTGAAAGCTTAGCATCGTAGCAAACAAAATCGCCGCTCATAATTCCTAAAGCTTCAACATCAGCCTTATTATGGACTTGCTTATCCAAACGTACCAGCATATGATCAATATCCCGACTCGCAGTCTTTGCCTCTGGATAGACATGAATTGCCGGATGTTCAGAAAGAATTGTGCCGGTATACACTTTCCCTTCACGTGTATAAACTTTACAATATTCACCATCTAAAGTAGGCACTAAAGGACCACCGATATTCGTGACTTTAAGCATTCCCTCAGCAGTAATTGAACGCACCATTAATCCTAAAGTATCAATATGTGCTGATAGTCCAACTGTCTCGGCAGTATTTTGACCAGCAACGAAAATATAGCCATTCCCTTTATTGGTATATTGCAACTCATAGCCGATTTCCGTAGCAATCTTTGCTACCTCCGCCATCGCCTGGGCAGTGAATCCCGACGGACTATCAATAGTAAATAAACGCTCTGCGGTTTCATAAACATAGTTTTTATCAAACATTGGCTCTCAAACTCCTTTTTTCTAATGGGTTTATTATAACATAAAAGACAGCGTCTGTATCCGCTGTCTTTTAATTACTTCTGTTTACGCATGCCATGTTTAATAATCCACGCTTGTGCTTTACTATTACTGGAATCTTGCCAGCTAGTAATTATTGCATCTGCCTTATCTGGCGCTTCCTTGTATAAATCATTCAGATTATTACCAACGCTCTTCTGCACAAACTTTTCCGAATCATCTTTAAGATTAGTAAGAATCTGTTTATATCGATCAAATTCATCTAAAGCAACCATTAACTTCGCCGACCAAGGCAAACGAATTCTAACCCCTTCACTGGCAAGCCGACGAACATGAACATTCTCATCCCTAGTCCAGACAATAAGTTCATCCATCACCGCTTCCGGTTGCTCTTTCAATAAAGGTCGAATAGCATATTCGCCGGTAAAGCGTTTGGTTAGCTCCTTTAAAAATGCTAGCGACACTTGCCAATCTGCAGTACCATATCGTTCCACATATCTGCCAATTGGCCAAAGCCACCACCCAAAGGTGAACATCCCTTCGGATCGATTCAATTCTGGACCTAGCAATCCATAAAAAGCTTGAATATTGTTTGAGTAATCATCACTCAAATATTTTTGCATCGCATCAACAATACAATCAAAACGAGCAAACAATTCTAGCTCATCCAACTGTCCAAGCAATTCATTACTAAAACCTGTCTTATCAAAACTCGGTTGCACAGCATGAATTTTCTGTGCGATATCCAAAATATATTGATCATCATAATAATCTTTATGCTTCATGTACCCTCACTCCAATATATTATTGTTGTCCACTATTTCGGTAATGATAATCAGCAATTGCAGCTAGAGCATCCTTTAATACTGCTTCACCATCCAACATACCAAAACGTTCCATGCTAATAGCAACA
Above is a genomic segment from Culicoidibacter larvae containing:
- a CDS encoding VOC family protein, coding for MFLYELMLYVDEPRRVAEFWKKNFGFLENVTEEGGLFKIELRPHQLAETKIILFERAIIAELEPELDLATPSLLFAVPKGELDALYEKVKANGEVVNPPMTTPDGMRVFNFADPEGRYFAVREME
- a CDS encoding DNA alkylation repair protein, which codes for MKHKDYYDDQYILDIAQKIHAVQPSFDKTGFSNELLGQLDELELFARFDCIVDAMQKYLSDDYSNNIQAFYGLLGPELNRSEGMFTFGWWLWPIGRYVERYGTADWQVSLAFLKELTKRFTGEYAIRPLLKEQPEAVMDELIVWTRDENVHVRRLASEGVRIRLPWSAKLMVALDEFDRYKQILTNLKDDSEKFVQKSVGNNLNDLYKEAPDKADAIITSWQDSSNSKAQAWIIKHGMRKQK
- a CDS encoding M42 family metallopeptidase; translation: MFDKNYVYETAERLFTIDSPSGFTAQAMAEVAKIATEIGYELQYTNKGNGYIFVAGQNTAETVGLSAHIDTLGLMVRSITAEGMLKVTNIGGPLVPTLDGEYCKVYTREGKVYTGTILSEHPAIHVYPEAKTASRDIDHMLVRLDKQVHNKADVEALGIMSGDFVCYDAKLSITEDDFIKSRFIDDKISVVILLSLLRHFKINNMKPNKNLVCLFSTYEEVGHGMAALPMAIDELLSVDMGCIGLDLNCTEYDVSICAKDSSGPYDYAITSKFIALAKRDKLNYAVDIYPYYGSDTSAALSAGNDIRGGLIGPGVHASHGMERTHYKAVDATLQLLAAYLAE
- a CDS encoding DUF2262 domain-containing protein; the protein is MQKQRQTFIDQQLGTFVFHKSGYRDYYKGSYQCNGNKIILHMEERAFLADLQQIINNLDAYIIGAKTFILQELRPQIEAWSIYHDDESFLQQLQLNTIMQQEPQKYILWFDAGDLLLGHCICVYGHVQDGFSAAVIEG
- a CDS encoding TetR/AcrR family transcriptional regulator, producing the protein MYGQFLNIDPPKQQRIINAAMAEFSQYGYNNTSTNAIVAAAEISKGALFHYFKNKQQLFQFLFDYAIDLIMRDYNTRIDYSERDIFRRLEQIMTVKFELMRIHPDLIEFLKTAMTDSAPEVKQYVTGNFAKVKQTSYEQLLANIDYSLFREGINIKEALQVMVWTYDGLANETIMMLKIHPEKEYDWEELYQKGAQYTALLRQLFYQQED
- a CDS encoding ABC transporter ATP-binding protein, producing MENVIEINKLTKNYGKSRGIKDISFSVAEGEIFGFIGPNGAGKSTTIRTLLGLIHATSGSATIFGKDILKERATIAEDIGYLPSEVFYYDKMKAIDLLKYSASFYKKDCSKRIKELADIMELDLNKRIDDMSFGNKKKVGIVQGLLHSPKLIILDEPTSGLDPLMQQKFFNLLEEENKKGATIFFSSHILSEVQRLCDRVAIIKDGEIIQLQTMSALRADSYKRIKLTSTTPIAADYFNLDGIKELKNGGDEATFLYKGDINVIMQKLSALQLTDITLDEPDLEEIFMHYYE